The proteins below are encoded in one region of Paeniglutamicibacter cryotolerans:
- a CDS encoding ABC transporter ATP-binding protein — protein MLIADSLAIDGRHAPLLEPTSLAAARGELLLVHAEPQQTRTALALGLTARMRPSAGAVSWSGDSTLRGVRRISALVDSPEINEPEAHLKVRDLVAEDLALHPGPFWRRSAVEKWMELHGMDDLSGQWLDAIDPFDRLRLLTHLALESSHADLLVFDAPDRHGIPSADWLDYLSGVAGGRRNPAVVAIVGRIPDRCSVPVARVGHANPFPALEA, from the coding sequence GTGCTTATTGCCGATTCACTGGCCATCGACGGCCGACATGCCCCGCTCTTGGAACCCACTAGCCTCGCCGCCGCCCGCGGGGAGCTGCTGCTGGTCCATGCCGAACCGCAACAGACCCGCACCGCGCTGGCACTGGGCCTCACCGCCCGGATGCGGCCCAGCGCCGGCGCCGTTTCCTGGAGCGGCGATTCCACGCTGCGCGGAGTGCGCCGGATCAGCGCGCTTGTCGATTCCCCCGAAATCAACGAGCCCGAAGCCCACCTGAAGGTCAGGGATCTGGTCGCCGAAGACCTGGCGCTGCATCCCGGTCCGTTCTGGCGCCGGAGCGCCGTCGAAAAGTGGATGGAGCTCCACGGGATGGACGATCTGTCCGGGCAATGGCTCGATGCCATCGACCCCTTCGACCGGCTGCGCCTGCTCACCCACCTGGCCCTCGAGTCCAGCCACGCCGATCTGCTGGTCTTCGACGCACCGGACCGCCACGGCATCCCCTCCGCCGACTGGCTCGACTACCTCTCCGGCGTCGCGGGGGGCCGCCGGAACCCCGCCGTCGTCGCGATCGTCGGCCGCATTCCCGATCGCTGCTCCGTTCCCGTCGCGCGCGTCGGCCACGCCAACCCGTTCCCGGCACTGGAGGCCTGA
- a CDS encoding YhgE/Pip domain-containing protein: MTTLRLALSELKRMTSGTLPRLAIIAMALVPLLYGSLYLYANWDPYSHLNNVKAAIVNLDEGSTLEGKDLKVGDDVVESLMEDGTFGWVATDSEAAAANGVSAGDYAFALTIPRDFSANLASPADFDAAKQAILKLTTNDANNYMVGTFADKLADKVHDTVAREVGTQTADALLTGFGRIHAEMTKAADGASDLHQGTIKLSDGIGTLADGAKKLDSGARDLSEGAHTLAGGTSELVTGQGKLLTGAQKLAVGADKLDTGATQLDNGLATLKAKTAQLPDKTRQLSDGAAAAAKASGQLSQGAKAVADGNKELSDKVGTAAATITQLEADADKRLNTALADLKASGITDPETFDALAARIRTSLQTQAHASGLDAQAKTAKADLKGAQEKIDALAAGSRKVADGAAALDSGLGTLATGTDTLADSMPALVSGISGAASGADALAAGAGDLHTGAATLASGQKDALAGAKKLDVGAGKLAGGTDSLAGGTDSLLDGTGTLSTGAGELKDGAGELATGLDDGTSEVPNPNDSQRESASNVIGDPVSIERTDQAKAGTYGEGLAPFFMTLAIWIGAFILIQIMRPITKRALASNAASWKIAVGGWLPFLLLSILQATVLYSVVLWWLGLDPAHPWMTWGLFLLASMAFTAIIQGVCALLGTPGKMVVLVLMVLQLVSAGGTFPWETIPGPLQIAHRWLPMGHVVTGLRHLMYGADLGVLVPIVAALIGYTVLGLAASTIAVRRHKTWTIKTLQPELSA, from the coding sequence ATGACCACCCTGCGTCTCGCACTGTCCGAACTCAAGCGCATGACCAGCGGCACGCTGCCGCGCCTGGCCATCATCGCCATGGCGCTGGTCCCGCTGCTCTACGGCTCGCTCTACCTCTACGCCAATTGGGACCCCTATTCCCACCTGAATAACGTCAAGGCCGCCATCGTGAACCTCGACGAGGGCTCCACGCTGGAAGGCAAGGACCTCAAGGTCGGAGACGATGTCGTCGAGTCCCTGATGGAGGACGGAACGTTCGGCTGGGTCGCCACGGATTCTGAAGCCGCCGCCGCCAACGGGGTCAGTGCCGGCGACTACGCCTTCGCCCTGACCATCCCGCGGGACTTCTCCGCCAACCTCGCATCTCCCGCCGATTTCGATGCCGCCAAGCAGGCCATCCTCAAGCTCACCACCAACGACGCGAACAACTACATGGTCGGCACCTTCGCCGACAAGCTCGCCGACAAGGTGCACGACACCGTGGCCAGGGAGGTCGGCACGCAGACAGCCGATGCACTGCTCACCGGGTTCGGGCGCATCCATGCGGAGATGACCAAGGCGGCCGATGGCGCCTCCGACCTGCACCAGGGCACGATCAAGCTGTCCGATGGCATCGGCACCCTCGCCGACGGGGCCAAGAAGCTCGATTCCGGGGCCCGGGACCTGTCCGAGGGCGCACACACGTTGGCCGGGGGCACCTCGGAGTTGGTCACCGGGCAGGGCAAGCTGCTCACCGGCGCGCAGAAGCTGGCAGTCGGCGCCGACAAGCTAGATACCGGTGCCACCCAGCTCGATAACGGCCTGGCCACGCTCAAGGCCAAAACGGCGCAGTTGCCGGATAAGACCAGGCAGCTCTCGGACGGCGCAGCGGCCGCGGCCAAGGCCTCCGGCCAGCTCTCCCAGGGCGCCAAGGCGGTGGCCGACGGCAACAAGGAACTCAGCGACAAGGTGGGCACGGCCGCAGCCACCATCACCCAGCTGGAGGCCGACGCCGACAAACGGCTCAACACGGCGCTGGCCGATCTGAAGGCCAGCGGCATCACCGACCCGGAAACCTTCGACGCGCTTGCTGCCCGGATCCGCACGTCGTTGCAGACCCAGGCCCATGCCAGCGGACTGGACGCCCAGGCGAAGACCGCCAAGGCTGACCTCAAGGGCGCCCAGGAGAAAATCGATGCACTGGCCGCCGGCTCGCGCAAAGTGGCCGACGGGGCCGCCGCGCTGGACTCAGGACTGGGCACCCTGGCTACCGGGACCGACACCCTTGCCGATTCCATGCCGGCACTGGTGTCCGGCATCTCCGGTGCGGCAAGCGGAGCCGATGCGCTGGCCGCCGGGGCCGGGGACCTGCACACCGGTGCCGCGACACTGGCTTCCGGGCAGAAGGATGCCCTGGCCGGGGCGAAGAAGCTCGACGTCGGAGCCGGGAAGCTGGCCGGCGGCACTGATTCGCTGGCGGGGGGCACCGATTCCCTGCTCGACGGCACCGGCACGCTGTCCACCGGCGCCGGGGAGCTGAAAGACGGAGCGGGCGAACTGGCCACCGGGTTGGACGACGGAACCTCCGAGGTCCCGAACCCCAACGACAGCCAGCGCGAGAGCGCATCCAACGTCATCGGGGACCCTGTCTCCATCGAACGCACCGACCAGGCCAAGGCCGGGACCTACGGCGAGGGCCTGGCACCGTTCTTCATGACATTGGCCATCTGGATCGGCGCGTTCATCTTGATTCAGATCATGCGCCCGATCACCAAGCGCGCGCTGGCATCGAATGCGGCAAGCTGGAAGATCGCCGTCGGCGGCTGGCTGCCGTTCCTGCTGCTCTCCATCCTGCAGGCCACGGTGCTCTACTCGGTGGTGCTCTGGTGGCTGGGCTTGGACCCAGCCCACCCCTGGATGACCTGGGGGTTGTTCCTGCTCGCCTCGATGGCCTTCACGGCGATCATCCAGGGTGTCTGCGCGCTGCTGGGCACCCCGGGCAAGATGGTGGTGCTGGTGCTCATGGTGTTGCAGCTGGTCTCCGCCGGCGGCACCTTCCCCTGGGAGACCATTCCCGGCCCGCTGCAGATCGCCCACCGCTGGCTGCCCATGGGGCACGTCGTGACGGGTCTGCGGCACCTGATGTACGGGGCGGACCTGGGCGTTCTGGTACCGATCGTTGCAGCATTGATCGGCTACACTGTGCTGGGCCTGGCGGCCAGCACCATCGCCGTGCGCAGGCACAAGACCTGGACCATCAAAACCCTGCAACCGGAGCTGAGCGCATGA
- a CDS encoding alpha/beta fold hydrolase gives MAVRKVEAGGYTLASTETNNAPGPTFLLVHGIGMGISYFAQLSTALESYGRVVAIDLPGFGDAPEPSSSLTMAEMGKVLIDFVEVEHLGTPVLVGHSMGTQVVAEAAAQRPDLFPDVILVAPTVNQHERSISRQVWRMTQDLFRESPRVLVVGLKNYAKTGPRWFIKKLHSMMDHAIEDTLPKIQARTLVIRGNRDLVCPHGWVLEVTRMIPNAHMVEVDDRGHETMVKDGTCVAGYIVEHVNQR, from the coding sequence ATGGCTGTACGAAAAGTCGAAGCAGGCGGATACACGCTGGCCAGCACAGAAACGAACAATGCCCCGGGGCCAACATTCCTGTTGGTCCACGGAATCGGTATGGGAATCTCGTACTTTGCCCAGCTGAGCACCGCGCTGGAAAGCTACGGCAGGGTGGTGGCCATCGATCTTCCCGGATTCGGGGACGCTCCGGAACCCAGTAGCTCACTCACGATGGCCGAGATGGGCAAGGTCCTGATTGACTTCGTTGAGGTGGAGCATCTGGGAACACCGGTTCTGGTCGGACACTCCATGGGCACGCAGGTAGTTGCCGAGGCGGCAGCGCAACGACCCGATCTGTTCCCCGACGTAATCCTGGTGGCGCCGACCGTCAACCAACACGAGCGCTCGATTTCACGGCAGGTCTGGCGAATGACCCAGGACCTTTTCCGGGAAAGCCCGCGGGTCTTGGTGGTGGGTTTGAAGAACTATGCCAAGACCGGACCGCGATGGTTTATCAAGAAATTGCACAGCATGATGGACCACGCCATCGAGGATACGCTTCCGAAGATCCAGGCGCGCACCCTGGTCATCCGTGGCAACCGGGACCTGGTGTGTCCGCATGGATGGGTGTTGGAGGTCACTCGCATGATCCCGAATGCCCACATGGTTGAGGTCGACGACCGTGGGCACGAGACCATGGTCAAGGATGGAACCTGCGTCGCGGGCTACATCGTGGAGCATGTGAATCAGCGATGA
- a CDS encoding HNH endonuclease signature motif containing protein, producing the protein MGSIKNVPPELRVDAGSQSGLAGIIDRLKGNEGRRRALDAEDVHLRALATEAVLNEHHRALEDAVELTGVRRDASPSEKLRALVGNENLALNQWVETVLASEISAALAIGELQARGMIKEAAELLTHRRKTLAALEGGSISYPAARIILEHCEALQPLLPPSRPVPATKAQAQHYDAQVASSADCLEEARDRMEEALLLFAPGHTASQLRAKGRRLRERLSPTGLADRHHLAVENRNVRVEYSGDGMSEIRLYVSAAIGRAIGDRLGHIARLLGKDLPTTCRSSQMRADIAVELLLGTSTKSSWENIHADLMVVLPHEVLTGEPGEIPWYGIPTSGVANETDAGKQRTVATLLEGPAEICGFGSLDAETVRRLASQAKTWGRLFATPEGLAITGMARERYRPTKAQRRLLKVRDGTCTHPTCNRWALNEVDHIHEFQDGGRTDVQNLRPGCRLHHLMKTLGLWEVAANPDGSLTHQSPAGLPYVSWPERPLEFLARPKLPGSILPAGCAASEKLQQPKRSAIRRTPRTRRSTRDTLITTEPVTATRTVDPWIATGRDVQRPGPAF; encoded by the coding sequence ATGGGAAGCATCAAGAATGTACCTCCCGAACTACGGGTGGACGCCGGAAGCCAAAGCGGTCTGGCGGGGATCATCGATCGCCTGAAGGGCAACGAGGGCAGACGCCGGGCGCTGGATGCCGAAGACGTCCACCTTCGCGCCTTGGCTACCGAGGCTGTCCTGAACGAACACCACAGGGCCCTTGAAGACGCCGTCGAACTGACCGGGGTCCGGCGTGATGCCAGCCCATCGGAAAAGCTCAGGGCCCTGGTCGGCAACGAAAACCTCGCACTGAACCAGTGGGTGGAAACCGTACTGGCCAGCGAAATCTCGGCGGCACTCGCCATCGGGGAACTGCAGGCACGGGGAATGATCAAGGAAGCAGCGGAGCTGCTCACGCATCGACGGAAGACCCTTGCCGCACTCGAAGGCGGCTCCATTTCATACCCGGCGGCCCGGATCATCCTTGAACACTGTGAGGCCCTCCAACCCCTGCTGCCTCCCTCGCGGCCGGTGCCAGCCACCAAAGCGCAGGCCCAGCATTACGACGCTCAAGTCGCCTCGTCCGCCGATTGCCTCGAGGAAGCCCGGGACCGGATGGAAGAGGCACTTCTCCTCTTTGCCCCCGGTCATACGGCCTCCCAGCTCCGAGCCAAGGGCCGCAGATTACGTGAACGCCTGAGTCCTACCGGCTTGGCTGATCGACACCACCTGGCAGTGGAAAACCGGAACGTGCGGGTCGAATATAGCGGTGACGGGATGTCTGAGATTCGACTATATGTTTCGGCAGCCATCGGCAGGGCCATAGGGGACCGGTTGGGCCACATCGCGCGACTGCTGGGCAAGGATCTGCCCACTACTTGCCGCTCGAGCCAGATGCGGGCGGACATCGCAGTGGAACTGCTCCTCGGCACCAGCACAAAGAGCTCCTGGGAAAATATTCATGCTGACCTCATGGTCGTTTTGCCGCATGAGGTTCTCACCGGGGAGCCGGGAGAAATCCCGTGGTACGGAATCCCAACTTCCGGCGTCGCCAATGAAACCGATGCTGGTAAACAGCGCACGGTCGCCACCTTGTTGGAAGGCCCGGCCGAAATCTGCGGGTTCGGCAGCCTCGATGCGGAAACGGTTAGGCGGTTAGCCAGCCAGGCCAAGACCTGGGGTCGGCTCTTCGCCACACCCGAAGGCTTGGCCATCACGGGTATGGCCCGTGAGCGGTATCGCCCCACCAAAGCCCAACGTCGGCTGCTGAAGGTCCGCGACGGAACCTGCACCCATCCGACCTGCAATCGCTGGGCGCTGAACGAGGTAGACCACATCCACGAATTCCAGGATGGTGGGCGGACCGACGTACAGAACCTCAGGCCCGGTTGCCGACTGCACCACCTGATGAAAACCCTCGGGCTCTGGGAAGTCGCAGCAAACCCCGACGGAAGCCTCACCCACCAGTCCCCAGCCGGGCTGCCCTACGTCTCCTGGCCCGAGCGGCCACTCGAATTCCTTGCACGCCCGAAGCTCCCGGGCAGTATCCTGCCCGCCGGATGCGCCGCATCCGAAAAATTACAGCAGCCCAAACGCTCCGCCATCAGAAGAACTCCCCGCACGCGGCGTTCCACCCGGGACACCCTGATAACCACGGAACCAGTCACGGCCACGCGAACGGTGGATCCATGGATCGCTACTGGGCGAGACGTGCAAAGGCCCGGCCCGGCGTTCTAG
- a CDS encoding esterase/lipase family protein: MRPVIVLLPGVYESWLFLEPAAALLNTAGWRVFSVPGLGFNVKPIPESAGLLAEELARLQQQGVSSCIFLAHSKGGLIGKRAMLDAHQTHGGMAVLGMVAIGTPFSGSEYARYMPTPSLRHFSPMDKVLLSLQEQTILNSKVVSIYPEFDPHIPAGSALTGALNVQVPVSGHFRTLSQAAVLDEVVAAVRTFERESAG; this comes from the coding sequence TTGCGACCGGTCATCGTGCTGCTTCCGGGCGTATATGAGAGCTGGCTCTTCCTGGAGCCCGCGGCCGCACTGCTGAACACGGCTGGTTGGAGAGTTTTCTCCGTGCCGGGTCTTGGCTTTAACGTAAAGCCCATCCCGGAATCGGCCGGTCTTTTGGCCGAGGAACTAGCCCGGCTCCAGCAGCAGGGGGTGAGCAGCTGCATTTTTCTGGCCCACAGCAAGGGTGGATTAATCGGCAAGCGGGCCATGCTAGATGCCCATCAAACACATGGAGGCATGGCTGTCCTGGGGATGGTTGCCATTGGCACACCGTTTTCTGGTTCGGAATATGCCCGATACATGCCCACGCCAAGCCTGCGGCACTTCTCGCCCATGGACAAGGTGCTGCTTTCGCTACAGGAGCAGACCATTCTGAACTCGAAAGTGGTATCCATTTACCCGGAGTTCGATCCGCACATCCCGGCCGGAAGCGCGCTGACCGGGGCGCTGAACGTGCAAGTGCCCGTTTCTGGGCACTTCCGTACGCTGAGTCAGGCCGCGGTTTTGGATGAAGTGGTAGCCGCGGTCAGGACCTTTGAAAGGGAATCGGCTGGGTAA
- a CDS encoding lactonase family protein → MDIGFWVGGYTGNDGNAQGISLLDVVNMPGECHLAGAAASPSWVAVNPRVPVLYAALEREGRLGVFSITEEGGLEPLGAGREAGELVCHVAVSPDGRHAVASCYGDGRVIYYSLADDGAPGEPVIAAAARNPHAAARNPHAAARNPHAAARNPHAAVAGRPSRAHQALFLTDGRLLTTDLGLDLVRVWKISDGGLELSQELVVDPGSGPRHMAAHPTGVVFVVTEHSNEILTLAPDARGIWRKIASVPVAAGHEPGQDSPAEICLNEAGTMLYAAVRGANTISTHAVVGDSVGLELLSVTPSGGDWPRHHLVSGGRLYVANQLSDGLSVFELDPDSGVPREPASVVPVPSPTCLAPVSVDAIA, encoded by the coding sequence ATGGACATCGGATTCTGGGTTGGCGGATACACGGGCAACGACGGCAACGCTCAGGGCATTTCACTGCTGGACGTCGTAAACATGCCGGGGGAGTGCCATCTGGCCGGCGCCGCGGCATCCCCGTCATGGGTGGCGGTGAACCCCCGTGTGCCGGTGCTCTATGCGGCTCTCGAGCGCGAGGGAAGGCTCGGGGTCTTCTCGATCACCGAGGAAGGGGGCCTTGAACCGCTCGGTGCCGGGCGTGAGGCCGGTGAGCTGGTCTGCCACGTTGCGGTTTCCCCCGACGGACGGCATGCCGTGGCCAGCTGCTACGGCGACGGCCGGGTCATCTACTATTCCCTCGCCGATGATGGAGCGCCGGGCGAACCGGTGATCGCCGCGGCAGCCCGCAACCCCCACGCGGCAGCCCGCAACCCCCACGCGGCAGCCCGCAACCCCCACGCGGCAGCCCGCAACCCCCACGCGGCAGTCGCCGGACGGCCCAGTCGCGCCCACCAGGCGCTCTTCCTGACGGACGGACGGCTTCTCACCACCGATTTGGGACTAGACCTGGTGCGGGTATGGAAGATATCGGACGGGGGACTGGAACTGTCCCAGGAGCTCGTCGTGGATCCCGGTAGCGGGCCCCGGCACATGGCAGCGCATCCGACGGGCGTCGTCTTCGTGGTCACCGAGCATTCGAACGAGATCCTGACTCTGGCCCCAGACGCCCGTGGTATCTGGCGGAAGATCGCCAGCGTTCCGGTGGCCGCCGGGCATGAACCGGGGCAGGACAGTCCTGCGGAAATCTGCCTCAACGAAGCCGGAACGATGCTTTACGCCGCTGTGCGTGGCGCCAACACGATTTCTACCCATGCCGTCGTCGGCGATTCCGTCGGCCTGGAATTACTGTCGGTGACCCCTTCCGGCGGAGATTGGCCGAGGCATCATCTGGTGTCGGGAGGGCGGCTATATGTCGCAAACCAGCTTTCTGACGGACTTAGCGTCTTCGAGCTTGATCCGGATTCAGGTGTGCCCCGTGAACCGGCGTCCGTAGTTCCGGTGCCCTCTCCGACCTGCCTCGCTCCGGTGTCCGTCGATGCTATTGCTTGA